From one Oncorhynchus clarkii lewisi isolate Uvic-CL-2024 chromosome 6, UVic_Ocla_1.0, whole genome shotgun sequence genomic stretch:
- the LOC139410842 gene encoding calcium release-activated calcium channel protein 1-like, translating to MSLNEHSLQALSWRKLYLSRAKLKATSRTSALLSGFAMVAMVEVQLEPDHVYPPGLLIAFSACTTVLVAVHLFALMISTCILPNLEAVSNVHNLNSVNESPHERMHRHIELAWAFSTVIGTLLFLTEVVLLCWVKFLPLRRPTDNGTISSGEAAAIASTSIMVPFGLVFIVFAVHFYRSLVSHKTDRQFQELEELSNITRLQNQLDHRAETTSLQPSSVHFP from the exons ATGAGTTTGAACGAACACTCTTTGCAAGCTCTGTCATGGAGAAAACTTTACTTGAGTCGAGCAAAGCTGAAGGCTACGAGCAGAACTTCAGCTCTCCTGTCGGGTTTCGCGATG GTGGCTATGGTGGAGGTGCAGCTGGAGCCAGATCATGTGTATCCCCCAGGGCTGCTGATAGCCTTCAGCGCCTGCACCACTGTCCTAGTGGCAGTGCACCTCTTCGCCCTGATGATCAGCACCTGTATCCTGCCAAACCTGGAGGCCGTCAGCAACGTTCACAACTTGAACTCGGTCAACGAGTCACCCCATGAGCGCATGCACCGCCACATTGAGCTGGCCTGGGCCTTCTCCACTGTTATTGGTACCCTGCTCTTCCTGACCGAGGTGGTTCTGCTGTGCTGGGTCAAGTTCCTGCCCCTCAGGCGCCCAACTGATAATGGCACCATCAGTTCTGGTGAGGCGGCAGCCATTGCCTCCACCTCCATCATGGTGCCATTTGGATTGGTGTTTATCGTCTTCGCTGTGCACTTCTACCGCTCTCTGGTCAGTCACAAAACTGATCGTCAGTTTCAGGAGCTGGAGGAGCTGTCCAATATCACCCGGCTGCAGAACCAGCTGGACCACAGGGCAGAGACGACCAGTCTGCAGCCCTCCTCTGTCCACTTCCCCTAA
- the LOC139410840 gene encoding lysine-specific demethylase 2B-like isoform X3, which yields MVKEASGVVNDELPNCWECPKCNYAGKTGKVCKQKRGPGFKYASNLPGSLLKEQKAVKEEGEATSTSTAKRKPEGDEISRHRPEEREPLHRHPPVLTPSTLPRPRPEDKLRKKRKLFDDDEEEDFSVRKKGKADEPLFPKLLHQIKTEEEDQEEEVDEEETDSLFWRGLERRDRLEDTEDWAEDGDGKDTKTNFPRPPLKTPVLDSDQSHCSSPQAGPSSEGGSEPQEKGPRPKARRKRRLPNKELSKALNQEIQKTEDCLANENRQPLKVEPESENEEPKRGFRIGSDLGGERPHLRTKEMNGTPWELRHFYPSQITPLGFNRSSPGTRPLPPRSPPKCVQMERHVIRPPPISPPPDRLPLVDGKTHAVQREVWMKLFGHFTHKELCVCMRVCKTWNRWCCDKRLWTNIDLNRCKSITPLMLSGIIRRQPLSLDLSWTNISKKQLSWLINRLPGLRVLLLSGCSWVAVSALCTSSCPLLRTLDVQWVEGLKDAQMRDLLSPPTDNRPGQLDNRCKLRNILDLRLAGLDITDASLRLIIRHMPLLSRLDLSYCNHINDHSVNLLTAAGTTTRDSLTEINLSVCNRVTDHSLTFFKRCGSICHIDLRYCKQVTKMACEQFIAEMSVSVQFGLKEDKLLQKLS from the exons ATG GTAAAAGAGGCTTCTGGCGTGGTGAACGATGAACTTCCTAACTGTTGGGAATGTCCCAAATGCAACTATGCTGGGAAAACCGGAAAAGT CTGCAAGCAAAAAAGGGGACCAGGGTTCAAGTATGCGTCTAACCTCCCTGGCTCCCTGCTGAAGGAGCAGAAGGCAGTCAAGGAGGAGGGTGAGGCCACATCTACGTCTACAGCCAAGAGGAAGCCTGAGGGGGATGAAATCTCAAGACACAGACCTGAGGAACGGGAGCCCCTCCACAGACACCCCCCTGTCCTGACCCCCAGCACCCTGCCTCGGCCCAGACCTGAGGATAAactgaggaagaagaggaagctCTTCGACGATGACGAGGAAGAGGACTTCAGTGTGAGGAAGAAG gGAAAGGCAGATGAACCTCTGTTCCCCAAACTCCTTCATCAGATCAAGACTGAGGAGGAAGaccaggaggaggaagtggatgaGGAGGAGACAGACTCTCTGTTCTGGCgaggcctggagaggagagatcGTTTAGAAGATACCGAGGACTGGGCAGAGGACGGGGATGGCAAAGACACAAAGACAAACTTTCCAAGGCCTCCTCTCAAAACTCCTGTTCTAGACAGTGACCAGTCTCACTGCAGCTCTCCACAGGCTGGCCCCAGCAGCGAGGGTGGCAGTGAACCCCAGGAGAAGGGCCCACGCCCCAAAGCGCGCCGCAAACGCCGTTTACCCAACAAGGAGCTGAGCAAAGCACTGAACCAGGAGATCCAAAAGACTGAGGACTGCCTAGCCAATGAGAACCGCCAGCCCCTCAAGGTGGAGccagagagtgagaatgaggagcCCAAGAGGGGCTTCCGCATCGGCAGTGACCTGGGAGGGGAGCGCCCCCACCTCCGGACCAAGGAAATGAACGGCACCCCCTGGGAGCTGCGCCACTTCTACCCCAGCCAGATCACCCCTCTGGGCTTCAACAGGAGCTCCCCTGGCACCCGGCCCCTGCCCCCACGCTCCCCACCCAAGTGTGTCCAAATGGAGCGGCACGTAATCCGGCCACCCCCCATCAGCCCCCCGCCGGACAGACTGCCCCTGGTGGACGGGAAGACCCATGCAGTTCAGCGAGAGGTCTGGATGAAGCTCTTTGGGCACTTCACACACAAGGAgctgtgtgtctgcatgcgtgtCTGCAAGACATGGAATAGATG GTGCTGTGATAAAAGACTGTGGACCAACATCGATCTGAACCGCTGTAAATCTATCACTCCCCTCATGCTGAGTGGCATCATCCGCAGACAGCCCCTCTCACTGGACCTCAGCTGGACCAACATCTCCAAGAAGCAGCTGAGCTGGCTAATAAACCGCTTACCAG GTCTGCGGGTGTTGCTGCTCTCAGGGTGCTCGTGGGTGGCTGTGTCTGCCCTCTGCACCTCTAGCTGCCCTCTGCTGCGCACCCTGGATGTGCAGTGGGTGGAAGGGCTCAAAGATGCCCAGATGAGGGACCTGCTCTCGCCCCCGACCGATAACAGACCAG GTCAGTTGGACAACCGCTGTAAACTGAGGAACATCCTGGACTTGCGTCTGGCCGGGCTGGATATCACAGATGCCTCTCTGCGTCTGATTATCAGACATATGCCGTTACTTTCCCGACTGGACCTGAGCTACTGCAACCACATCAACGACCATTCGGTCAACCTGCTGACGGCCGCAGGGACCACAACCAGAGATTCACTCACAGAGATCAACCTGTCAG TTTGTAATAGGGTGACAGACCATTCGCTTACCTTCTTCAAGCGCTGTGGAAGCATCTGTCACATTGACCTGCGCTATTGCAAACAGGTGACCAAGATGGCCTGTGAACAGTTCATAGCAGAGATGTCTGTGAGTGTACAGTTTGGACTCAAAGAGGACAAATTACTGCAGAAACTCAGTTAG
- the LOC139410840 gene encoding lysine-specific demethylase 2B-like isoform X1 has protein sequence MALSLSADEEDYDSESEQQREANRPKPKMGTSAAVKLPSNRSASGARRRRTRCRKCEACLRTECGECHFCKDMKKFGGPGRMKQSCIMRQCIAPVLPHTAVCVVCGEAGKEDTLEEEDKFNVMLMECSICNEIVHPNCLKVKEASGVVNDELPNCWECPKCNYAGKTGKVCKQKRGPGFKYASNLPGSLLKEQKAVKEEGEATSTSTAKRKPEGDEISRHRPEEREPLHRHPPVLTPSTLPRPRPEDKLRKKRKLFDDDEEEDFSVRKKGKADEPLFPKLLHQIKTEEEDQEEEVDEEETDSLFWRGLERRDRLEDTEDWAEDGDGKDTKTNFPRPPLKTPVLDSDQSHCSSPQAGPSSEGGSEPQEKGPRPKARRKRRLPNKELSKALNQEIQKTEDCLANENRQPLKVEPESENEEPKRGFRIGSDLGGERPHLRTKEMNGTPWELRHFYPSQITPLGFNRSSPGTRPLPPRSPPKCVQMERHVIRPPPISPPPDRLPLVDGKTHAVQREVWMKLFGHFTHKELCVCMRVCKTWNRWCCDKRLWTNIDLNRCKSITPLMLSGIIRRQPLSLDLSWTNISKKQLSWLINRLPGLRVLLLSGCSWVAVSALCTSSCPLLRTLDVQWVEGLKDAQMRDLLSPPTDNRPGQLDNRCKLRNILDLRLAGLDITDASLRLIIRHMPLLSRLDLSYCNHINDHSVNLLTAAGTTTRDSLTEINLSVCNRVTDHSLTFFKRCGSICHIDLRYCKQVTKMACEQFIAEMSVSVQFGLKEDKLLQKLS, from the exons ATGGCCTTGTCACTGAGTGCAGACGAAGAGGATTATGATTCAGAATCTGAACAG caACGAGAAGCCAACCGGCCAAAGCCCAAGATGGGGACTTCAGCAGCGGTCAAGCTTCCGTCCAATCGCAGTGCGTCTGGTGCCAGACGCAGGAGAACACGCTGCCGAAAGTGTGAGGCGTGCCTCCGAACTGAGTGTGGAGAATGTCACTTCTGTAAAGACATGAAGAAGTTTGGAGGACCTGGGCGCATGAAGCAGTCCTGTATCATGAGGCAGTGCATTGCA CCTGTCCTGCCccacacagctgtgtgtgtggtgtgcggaGAAGCAGGGAAGGAGGACacattggaggaggaggacaagttCAACGTCATGCTCATGGAGTGCTCCATCTGCAATGAGATTGTCCACCCCAACTGCTTAAAG GTAAAAGAGGCTTCTGGCGTGGTGAACGATGAACTTCCTAACTGTTGGGAATGTCCCAAATGCAACTATGCTGGGAAAACCGGAAAAGT CTGCAAGCAAAAAAGGGGACCAGGGTTCAAGTATGCGTCTAACCTCCCTGGCTCCCTGCTGAAGGAGCAGAAGGCAGTCAAGGAGGAGGGTGAGGCCACATCTACGTCTACAGCCAAGAGGAAGCCTGAGGGGGATGAAATCTCAAGACACAGACCTGAGGAACGGGAGCCCCTCCACAGACACCCCCCTGTCCTGACCCCCAGCACCCTGCCTCGGCCCAGACCTGAGGATAAactgaggaagaagaggaagctCTTCGACGATGACGAGGAAGAGGACTTCAGTGTGAGGAAGAAG gGAAAGGCAGATGAACCTCTGTTCCCCAAACTCCTTCATCAGATCAAGACTGAGGAGGAAGaccaggaggaggaagtggatgaGGAGGAGACAGACTCTCTGTTCTGGCgaggcctggagaggagagatcGTTTAGAAGATACCGAGGACTGGGCAGAGGACGGGGATGGCAAAGACACAAAGACAAACTTTCCAAGGCCTCCTCTCAAAACTCCTGTTCTAGACAGTGACCAGTCTCACTGCAGCTCTCCACAGGCTGGCCCCAGCAGCGAGGGTGGCAGTGAACCCCAGGAGAAGGGCCCACGCCCCAAAGCGCGCCGCAAACGCCGTTTACCCAACAAGGAGCTGAGCAAAGCACTGAACCAGGAGATCCAAAAGACTGAGGACTGCCTAGCCAATGAGAACCGCCAGCCCCTCAAGGTGGAGccagagagtgagaatgaggagcCCAAGAGGGGCTTCCGCATCGGCAGTGACCTGGGAGGGGAGCGCCCCCACCTCCGGACCAAGGAAATGAACGGCACCCCCTGGGAGCTGCGCCACTTCTACCCCAGCCAGATCACCCCTCTGGGCTTCAACAGGAGCTCCCCTGGCACCCGGCCCCTGCCCCCACGCTCCCCACCCAAGTGTGTCCAAATGGAGCGGCACGTAATCCGGCCACCCCCCATCAGCCCCCCGCCGGACAGACTGCCCCTGGTGGACGGGAAGACCCATGCAGTTCAGCGAGAGGTCTGGATGAAGCTCTTTGGGCACTTCACACACAAGGAgctgtgtgtctgcatgcgtgtCTGCAAGACATGGAATAGATG GTGCTGTGATAAAAGACTGTGGACCAACATCGATCTGAACCGCTGTAAATCTATCACTCCCCTCATGCTGAGTGGCATCATCCGCAGACAGCCCCTCTCACTGGACCTCAGCTGGACCAACATCTCCAAGAAGCAGCTGAGCTGGCTAATAAACCGCTTACCAG GTCTGCGGGTGTTGCTGCTCTCAGGGTGCTCGTGGGTGGCTGTGTCTGCCCTCTGCACCTCTAGCTGCCCTCTGCTGCGCACCCTGGATGTGCAGTGGGTGGAAGGGCTCAAAGATGCCCAGATGAGGGACCTGCTCTCGCCCCCGACCGATAACAGACCAG GTCAGTTGGACAACCGCTGTAAACTGAGGAACATCCTGGACTTGCGTCTGGCCGGGCTGGATATCACAGATGCCTCTCTGCGTCTGATTATCAGACATATGCCGTTACTTTCCCGACTGGACCTGAGCTACTGCAACCACATCAACGACCATTCGGTCAACCTGCTGACGGCCGCAGGGACCACAACCAGAGATTCACTCACAGAGATCAACCTGTCAG TTTGTAATAGGGTGACAGACCATTCGCTTACCTTCTTCAAGCGCTGTGGAAGCATCTGTCACATTGACCTGCGCTATTGCAAACAGGTGACCAAGATGGCCTGTGAACAGTTCATAGCAGAGATGTCTGTGAGTGTACAGTTTGGACTCAAAGAGGACAAATTACTGCAGAAACTCAGTTAG
- the LOC139410840 gene encoding lysine-specific demethylase 2B-like isoform X2: MALSLSADEEDYDSESEQQREANRPKPKMGTSAAVKLPSNRSASGARRRRTRCRKCEACLRTECGECHFCKDMKKFGGPGRMKQSCIMRQCIAPVLPHTAVCVVCGEAGKEDTLEEEDKFNVMLMECSICNEIVHPNCLKVKEASGVVNDELPNCWECPKCNYAGKTGKQKRGPGFKYASNLPGSLLKEQKAVKEEGEATSTSTAKRKPEGDEISRHRPEEREPLHRHPPVLTPSTLPRPRPEDKLRKKRKLFDDDEEEDFSVRKKGKADEPLFPKLLHQIKTEEEDQEEEVDEEETDSLFWRGLERRDRLEDTEDWAEDGDGKDTKTNFPRPPLKTPVLDSDQSHCSSPQAGPSSEGGSEPQEKGPRPKARRKRRLPNKELSKALNQEIQKTEDCLANENRQPLKVEPESENEEPKRGFRIGSDLGGERPHLRTKEMNGTPWELRHFYPSQITPLGFNRSSPGTRPLPPRSPPKCVQMERHVIRPPPISPPPDRLPLVDGKTHAVQREVWMKLFGHFTHKELCVCMRVCKTWNRWCCDKRLWTNIDLNRCKSITPLMLSGIIRRQPLSLDLSWTNISKKQLSWLINRLPGLRVLLLSGCSWVAVSALCTSSCPLLRTLDVQWVEGLKDAQMRDLLSPPTDNRPGQLDNRCKLRNILDLRLAGLDITDASLRLIIRHMPLLSRLDLSYCNHINDHSVNLLTAAGTTTRDSLTEINLSVCNRVTDHSLTFFKRCGSICHIDLRYCKQVTKMACEQFIAEMSVSVQFGLKEDKLLQKLS, translated from the exons ATGGCCTTGTCACTGAGTGCAGACGAAGAGGATTATGATTCAGAATCTGAACAG caACGAGAAGCCAACCGGCCAAAGCCCAAGATGGGGACTTCAGCAGCGGTCAAGCTTCCGTCCAATCGCAGTGCGTCTGGTGCCAGACGCAGGAGAACACGCTGCCGAAAGTGTGAGGCGTGCCTCCGAACTGAGTGTGGAGAATGTCACTTCTGTAAAGACATGAAGAAGTTTGGAGGACCTGGGCGCATGAAGCAGTCCTGTATCATGAGGCAGTGCATTGCA CCTGTCCTGCCccacacagctgtgtgtgtggtgtgcggaGAAGCAGGGAAGGAGGACacattggaggaggaggacaagttCAACGTCATGCTCATGGAGTGCTCCATCTGCAATGAGATTGTCCACCCCAACTGCTTAAAG GTAAAAGAGGCTTCTGGCGTGGTGAACGATGAACTTCCTAACTGTTGGGAATGTCCCAAATGCAACTATGCTGGGAAAACCGGAAAA CAAAAAAGGGGACCAGGGTTCAAGTATGCGTCTAACCTCCCTGGCTCCCTGCTGAAGGAGCAGAAGGCAGTCAAGGAGGAGGGTGAGGCCACATCTACGTCTACAGCCAAGAGGAAGCCTGAGGGGGATGAAATCTCAAGACACAGACCTGAGGAACGGGAGCCCCTCCACAGACACCCCCCTGTCCTGACCCCCAGCACCCTGCCTCGGCCCAGACCTGAGGATAAactgaggaagaagaggaagctCTTCGACGATGACGAGGAAGAGGACTTCAGTGTGAGGAAGAAG gGAAAGGCAGATGAACCTCTGTTCCCCAAACTCCTTCATCAGATCAAGACTGAGGAGGAAGaccaggaggaggaagtggatgaGGAGGAGACAGACTCTCTGTTCTGGCgaggcctggagaggagagatcGTTTAGAAGATACCGAGGACTGGGCAGAGGACGGGGATGGCAAAGACACAAAGACAAACTTTCCAAGGCCTCCTCTCAAAACTCCTGTTCTAGACAGTGACCAGTCTCACTGCAGCTCTCCACAGGCTGGCCCCAGCAGCGAGGGTGGCAGTGAACCCCAGGAGAAGGGCCCACGCCCCAAAGCGCGCCGCAAACGCCGTTTACCCAACAAGGAGCTGAGCAAAGCACTGAACCAGGAGATCCAAAAGACTGAGGACTGCCTAGCCAATGAGAACCGCCAGCCCCTCAAGGTGGAGccagagagtgagaatgaggagcCCAAGAGGGGCTTCCGCATCGGCAGTGACCTGGGAGGGGAGCGCCCCCACCTCCGGACCAAGGAAATGAACGGCACCCCCTGGGAGCTGCGCCACTTCTACCCCAGCCAGATCACCCCTCTGGGCTTCAACAGGAGCTCCCCTGGCACCCGGCCCCTGCCCCCACGCTCCCCACCCAAGTGTGTCCAAATGGAGCGGCACGTAATCCGGCCACCCCCCATCAGCCCCCCGCCGGACAGACTGCCCCTGGTGGACGGGAAGACCCATGCAGTTCAGCGAGAGGTCTGGATGAAGCTCTTTGGGCACTTCACACACAAGGAgctgtgtgtctgcatgcgtgtCTGCAAGACATGGAATAGATG GTGCTGTGATAAAAGACTGTGGACCAACATCGATCTGAACCGCTGTAAATCTATCACTCCCCTCATGCTGAGTGGCATCATCCGCAGACAGCCCCTCTCACTGGACCTCAGCTGGACCAACATCTCCAAGAAGCAGCTGAGCTGGCTAATAAACCGCTTACCAG GTCTGCGGGTGTTGCTGCTCTCAGGGTGCTCGTGGGTGGCTGTGTCTGCCCTCTGCACCTCTAGCTGCCCTCTGCTGCGCACCCTGGATGTGCAGTGGGTGGAAGGGCTCAAAGATGCCCAGATGAGGGACCTGCTCTCGCCCCCGACCGATAACAGACCAG GTCAGTTGGACAACCGCTGTAAACTGAGGAACATCCTGGACTTGCGTCTGGCCGGGCTGGATATCACAGATGCCTCTCTGCGTCTGATTATCAGACATATGCCGTTACTTTCCCGACTGGACCTGAGCTACTGCAACCACATCAACGACCATTCGGTCAACCTGCTGACGGCCGCAGGGACCACAACCAGAGATTCACTCACAGAGATCAACCTGTCAG TTTGTAATAGGGTGACAGACCATTCGCTTACCTTCTTCAAGCGCTGTGGAAGCATCTGTCACATTGACCTGCGCTATTGCAAACAGGTGACCAAGATGGCCTGTGAACAGTTCATAGCAGAGATGTCTGTGAGTGTACAGTTTGGACTCAAAGAGGACAAATTACTGCAGAAACTCAGTTAG